From Vitis vinifera cultivar Pinot Noir 40024 chromosome 3, ASM3070453v1, the proteins below share one genomic window:
- the LOC100264100 gene encoding putative serine carboxypeptidase-like 23 encodes MQYYNLFILLVLVLLHGLSHGLGIDQASRLRALRGKRLGGERSSDDGRWEVLDMEDEGFFDSGKMEDDLIEGGLPGQPSGVLFKQYSGYVTVNELKGRNLFYYFAEAAEDPSSKPLLLWLNGGPGCSSLGVGAMVEIGPFGVKPDGKTLYLRPYAWNKVANTLFLESPVGVGFSYSNNSFEYNENGDKRTAQDTYAFLINWFRRFPHYKNRDFYIMGESYAGFYIPELADTIIRRNMKAVSSSIIHLKGIMIGNGIMNDMTDNRGFYDYLWSHALISDKTHQGLVEYCKFPDSYECKKLEDHIELEVGLIDFYNIYAPVCLRASNSSRKPKRHGGFDPCEADYVLRYLNLPQVQEALHANRTKIPYAWEVCSSVITSWTDSPSTMFPIYKRLISSGLQILIYSGDVDAVVSVVGTRYSINALNLKVIRPWHPWSESTKVVGGYRVVYEGLTFATIRGAGHEVPRFQPRRAFALMESFVAGK; translated from the exons ATGCAGTACTACAACTTGTTCATTCTTCTTGTTTTGGTGCTCCTTCATGGCCTTAGCCATGGATTGGGGATTGATCAAGCGAGTAGGCTGAGGGCTTTGAGAGGTAAAAGACTGGGGGGAGAGAGGAGCTCTGATGATGGAAGGTGGGAAGTGTTGGATATGGAGGATGAAGGGTTTTTTGATAGTGGGAAGATGGAGGATGATCTGATTGAAGGTGGACTCCCTGGTCAGCCATCAGGGGTGTTGTTTAAGCAGTATTCTGGTTATGTAACTGTCAATGAACTCAAAGGGCGAAACCTTTTCTATTATTTTGCTGAGGCAGCTGAGGATCCATCATCTAAGCCTCTGCTTCTGTGGCTGAATGGAG GGCCTGGTTGTTCATCCCTTGGAGTAGGTGCCATGGTGGAGATTGGACCTTTTGGGGTTAAACCAGATGGCAAAACGCTCTATTTAAGACCGTATGCCTGGAACAAAG TGGCAAATACTCTGTTCTTAGAGTCTCCAGTAGGTGTTGGGTTCTCATACTCTAATAATTCCTTCGAGTATAATGAAAATGGCGATAAACGGACTG CTCAAGACACATACGCCTTCTTGATCAATTGGTTCAGAAGATTTCCCCACTATAAGAATAGGGACTTCTATATCATGGGAGAGAGTTATGCAG GTTTTTACATTCCAGAGCTGGCTGATACAATCATCAGGAGGAACATGAAGGCAGTCTCTTCCTCTATCATCCACCTTAAAGGGATTATG ATTGGGAATGGGATAATGAACGATATGACGGACAACAGAGGATTCTACGATTATCTTTGGAGCCATGCCTTGATTTCTGATAAAACCCATCAAGGACTAGTCGAATACTGCAAGTTCCCCGACAGCTATGAGTGTAAGAAGCTTGAAGATCATATTGAGTTGGAAGTTGGATTGATAGATTTTTACAACATATATGCCCCAGTTTGCCTTCGCGCCTCAAACTCTTCGAGAAAACCGAAACGCCATGGAGGGTTTGATCCCTGTGAAGCAGATTATGTCCTGAGATATCTCAATCTTCCTCAAGTACAAGAAGCTTTGCATGCCAACAGAACCAAAATACCTTATGCTTGGGAAGTTTGCAG CTCTGTGATCACTTCTTGGACGGACAGCCCATCAACCATGTTTCCGATATACAAGAGGCTAATTTCCTCTGGTCTTCAGATACTAATTTACAG TGGTGATGTGGATGCAGTTGTATCAGTTGTTGGCACCCGGTACTCCATTAATGCCTTAAACCTTAAAGTCATCAGACCTTGGCATCCTTGGTCGGAGAGCACAAAAGTG GTGGGTGGATACAGGGTTGTTTATGAGGGACTAACGTTCGCAACAATTCGAGGGGCAGGGCATGAAGTCCCAAGGTTTCAGCCCCGCAGGGCTTTTGCTTTGATGGAGTCCTTTGTAGCAGGAAAATAG
- the LOC100258930 gene encoding polyadenylate-binding protein RBP47 isoform X2 → MQTSNGGDMSQDHQQWMQQQQQQQQQQQQWMAMQYPAAAMVMQHQMMYPQHYMPYHHPQPPQQYQNQPPQHQMHGSTDEIKTLWVGDLHQWMDDNYLRTCFGHTGEVSSIKIIRNKQTGQSEGYGFVEFFSRATAEKILHSYNGTLMPNTEQPFRLNWATFSTGDRRTDAGSDLSIFVGDLASDVTDALLQETFATRYPSVKGAKVVTDSNTGRSKGYGFVRFGDENERSRAMNEMNGIYCSSRPMRIGVATPKKASGYQQQYSSQALVLAGGNASNGAVAQGSQANGDSTNTTIFVGGLDSEVTDEDLRQSFSQFGEVVSVKIPVGKGCGFVQFANRNSAEDALQRLNGTVIGKQTVRLSWGRNPASKQWRNDSNNQWNGAYYGGQGYGGGYGYAMPQNDPNMYAAAATYGAS, encoded by the exons ATGCAGACATCGAACGGTGGCGATATGAGCCAAGACCATCAACAGTGgatgcagcagcagcagcagcagcagcagcagcagcagcaatgGATGGCTATGCAGTACCCTGCGGCGGCTATGGTGATGCAGCACCAGATGATGTACCCGCAGCATTACATGCCTTACCATCACCCTCAACCTCCACAGCAGTACCAGAATCAGCCACCTCAGCACCAGATGCACGGATCAACCGACGAGATTAAAACCCTCTGGGTCGGGGATCTCCATCAATGGATGGACGATAATTACCTCCGTACTTGCTTCGGTCACACCGGCGAG GTTTCTTCCATAAAGATAATTCGTAATAAGCAGACTGGACAGTCTGAGGGATATGGATTTGTTGAGTTCTTTTCGCGTGCTACAGCTGAGAAAATTTTGCACAGCTATAATGGAACCCTAATGCCAAATACAGAGCAGCCCTTTCGCCTCAATTGGGCAACTTTCAGCACGGGTGATAGACGTACTGATGCTGGTTCTGATCTGTCTATATTTGTGGGAGATCTAGCTTCAGATGTTACAGATGCATTATTGCAGGAAACTTTTGCTACTAGATATCCATCTGTTAAAGGTGCAAAGGTTGTCACTGATTCAAACACTGGCCGCTCAAAAGGTTATGGTTTTGTTAGGTTTGGTGATGAAAATGAGAGGTCAAGGGCCATGAATGAAATGAATGGCATCTATTGTTCAAGTAGGCCCATGAGAATTGGTGTGGCCACCCCCAAGAAGGCATCTGGTTATCAACAACAGTATTCTTCACAAG CTTTGGTTTTGGCTGGTGGAAATGCATCAAATGGTGCAGTGGCCCAAGGTTCCCAGGCTAATGGCGACTCAACTAATACAACA ATATTTGTGGGAGGACTTGACTCTGAGGTCACCGATGAAGATCTCAGGCAGTCTTTCTCTCAGTTTGGTGAGGTTGTATCTGTAAAAATACCAGTTGGAAAAGGATGTGGATTTGTACAATTTGCTAACAG AAACAGTGCCGAGGATGCACTACAGAGATTGAATGGGACTGTTATTGGCAAGCAGACTGTTCGTCTATCATGGGGCCGTAATCCGGCAAGCAAGCAG TGGAGAAATGATTCCAATAACCAGTGGAATGGGGCATATTATGGAGGGCAGGGGTATGGTGGCGGCTATGGATATGCAATGCCACAGAATGATCCAAACATGTATGCTGCAGCTGCAACTTATGGTGCTTCTTAG
- the LOC100258930 gene encoding polyadenylate-binding protein RBP47 isoform X1 yields the protein MQTSNGGDMSQDHQQWMQQQQQQQQQQQQWMAMQYPAAAMVMQHQMMYPQHYMPYHHPQPPQQYQNQPPQHQMHGSTDEIKTLWVGDLHQWMDDNYLRTCFGHTGEVKVSSIKIIRNKQTGQSEGYGFVEFFSRATAEKILHSYNGTLMPNTEQPFRLNWATFSTGDRRTDAGSDLSIFVGDLASDVTDALLQETFATRYPSVKGAKVVTDSNTGRSKGYGFVRFGDENERSRAMNEMNGIYCSSRPMRIGVATPKKASGYQQQYSSQALVLAGGNASNGAVAQGSQANGDSTNTTIFVGGLDSEVTDEDLRQSFSQFGEVVSVKIPVGKGCGFVQFANRNSAEDALQRLNGTVIGKQTVRLSWGRNPASKQWRNDSNNQWNGAYYGGQGYGGGYGYAMPQNDPNMYAAAATYGAS from the exons ATGCAGACATCGAACGGTGGCGATATGAGCCAAGACCATCAACAGTGgatgcagcagcagcagcagcagcagcagcagcagcagcaatgGATGGCTATGCAGTACCCTGCGGCGGCTATGGTGATGCAGCACCAGATGATGTACCCGCAGCATTACATGCCTTACCATCACCCTCAACCTCCACAGCAGTACCAGAATCAGCCACCTCAGCACCAGATGCACGGATCAACCGACGAGATTAAAACCCTCTGGGTCGGGGATCTCCATCAATGGATGGACGATAATTACCTCCGTACTTGCTTCGGTCACACCGGCGAGGTTAag GTTTCTTCCATAAAGATAATTCGTAATAAGCAGACTGGACAGTCTGAGGGATATGGATTTGTTGAGTTCTTTTCGCGTGCTACAGCTGAGAAAATTTTGCACAGCTATAATGGAACCCTAATGCCAAATACAGAGCAGCCCTTTCGCCTCAATTGGGCAACTTTCAGCACGGGTGATAGACGTACTGATGCTGGTTCTGATCTGTCTATATTTGTGGGAGATCTAGCTTCAGATGTTACAGATGCATTATTGCAGGAAACTTTTGCTACTAGATATCCATCTGTTAAAGGTGCAAAGGTTGTCACTGATTCAAACACTGGCCGCTCAAAAGGTTATGGTTTTGTTAGGTTTGGTGATGAAAATGAGAGGTCAAGGGCCATGAATGAAATGAATGGCATCTATTGTTCAAGTAGGCCCATGAGAATTGGTGTGGCCACCCCCAAGAAGGCATCTGGTTATCAACAACAGTATTCTTCACAAG CTTTGGTTTTGGCTGGTGGAAATGCATCAAATGGTGCAGTGGCCCAAGGTTCCCAGGCTAATGGCGACTCAACTAATACAACA ATATTTGTGGGAGGACTTGACTCTGAGGTCACCGATGAAGATCTCAGGCAGTCTTTCTCTCAGTTTGGTGAGGTTGTATCTGTAAAAATACCAGTTGGAAAAGGATGTGGATTTGTACAATTTGCTAACAG AAACAGTGCCGAGGATGCACTACAGAGATTGAATGGGACTGTTATTGGCAAGCAGACTGTTCGTCTATCATGGGGCCGTAATCCGGCAAGCAAGCAG TGGAGAAATGATTCCAATAACCAGTGGAATGGGGCATATTATGGAGGGCAGGGGTATGGTGGCGGCTATGGATATGCAATGCCACAGAATGATCCAAACATGTATGCTGCAGCTGCAACTTATGGTGCTTCTTAG
- the LOC100253782 gene encoding uncharacterized protein LOC100253782, translating into MADDLCFFTKDSFVFKAPKKSPLVLRMIVLVFAMVCGVYICSICLKQISTTATAGFLNVELTERPCEKPNIEPSEVRYVHFPKPISYSRAECACNPVRYFAILSTQRSGSGWFETLLNSHINISSNGEIFSVKVRRSNISSITETLDKIYNLDWLSSASKNECTAAVGLKWMLNQGLMQNHKEIVEYFNTRGVSLIFLFRRNLLRRMISMLANSYDREAKQLNGTHKSHVHSPREAEILAQYKPSINATLLIRDLKQVEDTVAKALQYFNSTRHTIFYYEDVIKNRTKLVDVLNFLKVPQRDLRSRQVKIHKGSLSEQVENWDEVLKTLKGTQYESFLHADYQI; encoded by the exons ATGGCAGACGATCTCTGTTTCTTCACCAAG GATTCCTTCGTCTTCAAGGCTCCTAAGAAATCTCCATTGGTGTTGAGGATGATTGTTTTGGTGTTTGCAATGGTTTGTGGGGTTTATATTTGCTCGATCTGTCTAAAGCAAATTAGCACCACAGCCACAGCTGGGTTCCTAAATGTCGAATTGACTGAAAGGCCGTGTGAGAAGCCTAATATTGAACCATCAGAAGTTCGTTATGTGCACTTCCCGAAACCCATATCCTATAGCAG GGCTGAATGTGCATGCAATCCTGTACGATATTTTGCCATCTTATCAACACAAAGATCTGGGAGCGGGTGGTTTGAGACCTTATTGAATAGCCATATCAACATTAGCTCAAATGGAGAGATTTTCTCTGTTAAAGTTAGAAGGAGCAATATTTCTTCAATcacagaaactttggataaaaTCTATAATCTAGACTGGCTCAGTAGTGCTTCCAAGAATGAGTGCACAGCTGCCGTTGGGCTGAAGTGGATGCTTAATCAG GGATTGATGCAGAATCATAAAGAGATAGTAGAATATTTCAACACGAGGGGTGTTTCATTGATTTTCCTCTTCAGAAGAAATCTGTTGAGGAGGATGATTTCAATGCTTGCCAATTCTTATGATCGAGAAGCCAAGCAACTAAATGGAACCCACAAGTCTCACGTACATTCACCTCGTGAG GCTGAGATACTTGCCCAATATAAGCCATCGATTAATGCAACTTTGCTGATACGGGATCTGAAGCAAGTAGAAGATACAGTTGCCAAAGCTTTACAGTACTTCAATAGCACCAGACACACAATTTTCTACTATGAGGATGTGATAAAAAACCGCACG AAACTGGTTGATGTTCTGAACTTTCTTAAAGTTCCACAAAGGGATCTTAGGAGTCGCCAAGTGAAGATACATAAAGGGTCGTTATCTGAACAGGTCGAGAACTGGGACGAAGTCCTAAAGACTCTCAAAGGAACCCAGTATGAAAGCTTCCTCCACGCTGATTATCAAATATGA
- the LOC100248687 gene encoding 2-hydroxyisoflavanone dehydratase codes for MASSNTEIAHEFPPFFRVFKDGRVERLMIPHDPPPLHPKPGVEYKDVVISSETGVSARVFFPKIDGPDQKLPLLIHYHGGGFCAGSPFDSVTHNYLTSLVAAANLIAVSVDYRLAPEHPLPIAYDDSWAALQWISSHANGSGPEPLFNNHVDFGRVFLVGESAGANIAQHVAVRAGVTGLGGVKPVGLILAHPFFVGKEPDKMIEFLYPSCSRVNDDPKLNPNVDPNLSKMGCERVLVFVAEKDWLKSRGVGYCETLGKIGWTGAVELMENEGEDHCFHLFNSDSEKAEMLMKRTVSFINQE; via the coding sequence ATGGCTTCAAGCAACACTGAGATAGCCCACGAGTTTCCACCATTTTTCAGAGTATTCAAAGATGGCCGCGTGGAGAGGTTGATGATCCCTCATGATCCCCCACCCCTTCATCCCAAACCCGGCGTTGAATACAAAGACGTCGTCATCTCGTCGGAAACCGGCGTATCGGCCCGAGTGTTTTTCCCCAAAATAGACGGCCCGGATCAAAAGCTGCCCCTCCTCATCCACTACCACGGTGGGGGCTTCTGCGCCGGATCACCCTTCGACAGCGTCACTCACAATTACCTCACCTCCCTCGTCGCCGCCGCCAATCTGATCGCCGTCTCCGTCGACTACAGGCTCGCGCCAGAGCACCCTCTCCCCATCGCATACGACGACTCTTGGGCCGCGCTGCAGTGGATCTCCTCCCACGCAAATGGGTCAGGACCCGAACCTCTCTTCAACAACCACGTTGACTTCGGGCGGGTTTTTTTGGTGGGTGAGAGCGCCGGCGCAAACATAGCCCAGCACGTGGCAGTCCGAGCTGGAGTCACCGGATTGGGTGGTGTCAAGCCTGTTGGATTGATTTTAGCGCACCCCTTTTTCGTGGGCAAAGAGCCCGATAAAATGATTGAGTTTTTGTACCCTAGTTGTAGTAGGGTTAACGACGACCCGAAACTAAACCCGAATGTGGATCCGAATTTGTCGAAAATGGGTTGTGAGAGGGTGCTTGTATTCGTGGCAGAAAAGGATTGGCTGAAAAGTAGGGGTGTAGGTTACTGTGAGACCTTGGGTAAGATTGGTTGGACAGGGGCGGTGGAGCTCATGGAGAACGAAGGAGAAGATCATTGCTTCCATCTGTTCAACTCCGACAGTGAAAAGGCTGAGATGCTGATGAAACGCACCGTTTCATTCATAAATCAGGAGTGA